TTTTAGAGACatgctttgatttattttttttgtcttaactgAGTAATGAGAGATAGACCTACTAATTTTGGTTATTTACAtttcaagttttatttaatgttctgTTTTGCAATATGTATTCATAATGTAATTCACATTATTGTTCAGTGTGTAGGAATTATTGCAATTGAGATCTTAATCTTTGGGACTTCTCTGATTGGGCCTACTGTGAATAAAGGTTATAGTGTTAAAACCTTTCACGTATGCACAATGATTCATAAGGTAATATAAAAGCTATCTTTGTGAAAGCACACACTGAAGAAATCCCTTCAGTTACCCACGTGTTTGACTATCAAATGATTTTGAAAAATGAGAAGCACTTCTCATATTTACAAGTCAATTACTGCCGCCAAAAGatttaaaagctgaaaatcGCCATCTGCTGGATACTTTCCACATCTGCACTTattctgtttaaaaatgtttttaaaacggTAAAACTATTCGTTACCCTCGTTTATTAATCATATTTCCTAATCAGTCACTACCACATAATTCATATGCATTGCTGTGTCTGTTGATGTAATTAATATCTTGTTCACAATAACTTTAATAATAACTTCAttcatctaaaatgcatgtttgatgctttcaaaTGTCTAGTCTATCCCCTTCACTAGCCTTGAGCTGGGGTACGCCTGACAACAAACCGTGCGTACCTATCCGTGAAATCCCGCCCATTCAGTCGCCACAACAACGGTTAGCTAAATTAGCTTAGCGCTATTGTTGAGGTTGGTAGATAGTTAGCCCGTCCGTATTCTTAATGAGCATTACAAAACACGGTCTGACAACGGTAACAGCTGTAACGTTGAACTTTAATTCAAGATGTGCTCCGTCGTCGGATGTGATTCGGGCCGACGCAGTGCGCAACGGTTCAAGTTACCGGAGGACCCAGAGAGGAGACTGGAGTGGGTTCAGTTTCTCGCTACAGTCAACATGCAGCGGTTTAAAGAAGCGTCCTGGACAGACATTAGAATTTGTAGCGAACACTTTACAGATGACTGTTTTAACAACATGTCACCGAGCCATTCAGGTTTTACTGGCAGGGACCAGCTAACGTTAAATCCCATTGCTGTCCCCTCACTGTGTCTCGAGTCAGAGGAACCTGAGACAACTCTGCAGAGCTCAACACGTGTGGTGAGTCCTCTGCTCTAATAGCAGCAATTATAGGGTCTATCATCACATCATCACCCAATGCTGCTGCACCCTGCGTAACGTTATCAGCCTACACCCTGGGTTGTTTGTACATGATGCCCAAACCAAGTGAATGAAGTTAATCCTCACGTTGAGGCTAGCACCAACATGTTTGGGTGGTCACGTTAAGAGTAACGTGATGCATTTAATTGCCAAGTAACAGTAAGTTACAGTAAATGCACAAGAATCGTCCTATTTCCCCCAGATAGACAAGTAACGTTTGGTGTTTACTTGTTTATCAAATCAAGTTAAGATAGTTAATTCTATTGTCAagtaatatgtttattttttccctttctaaTATAAAAACTCATGTGAGAGAGATGTACAAGTTTTTATACTGTAAGTATTTTCATGTCAAGGAGTGCTCCAGTAGGTAGTAAAAGTACAGTAGGATGTCCTGCACTACTTAAACAAGCATAATATAACacagtaatgataataataacaatgtatactttattaatcccgcaaggggaaattacaatttataatgttgttattatacacattgcacacaggcttgaaatacacacacatgctcagtgtctatacatgcactaaatggagagatgtcagtgtgagggggctgcccatggaaacaCACTACACATTAGCAACAGAAATGCAATGTCCTCTCTTTTTACACACTCAATATGAAATAGGTGCAGATCCACATCTTTTCCTCAACAAACTGACTAGTAATGCTAAGCCACCTTTGGTGTTCTTACATGTTGCGTCAGAAGTAACATAGTAACACAGTAACATAGTACTATAGTGAAACTGTGTTATCCCACTGTCcacatttacatgcaaatgTAGTCATTTGCCGTCCACTTGGTAAGTATCGACATTGTGTGCAAAGCTCTTAAACATTTGAATGTCAAATCAAAACATGTGGTACTGTAACATCGACCAAACACATTTTGGCTACAACTACAAGCTTTTATTGCTTGTTGCTTTGTGTAGGAGCCTGAGGAAACCACAGAAGTTGCTTATCAGCGCGATCAACTCAAAACATGCGATGGCCCAACTTCCTTTTCTGAAGAGTCAAGACTGACTTCAatgggtaaaaaataaaataaaataagtgtttttaaaaatgaagtaAAGCGAAGGATTTTCTGACACTTTAAACTTTATTTGCAGCTTCTGAAGGAAGCCCAGTCCCAAGAGGTGTCTCATCCTCAGCTGATTCTTCAGATGGGTTTTTTATATCCGTATATCGCCAAATGCAGCCAAAAGATACAAATTTTGatttaatgaaagaaaagtaTGTTTTCTTAACATTCTGCTCACTTGACTACTTTGTTTTACATCGGGTTGGGTTACATTTAAGATTCTATTTCCTTTGATTTTTAGAGCATCACTTCTGCAGAGGAAAGGGAAATATGTTATTAATGAAAAACGTCTCCTCAAGATGTTCAGCCAGAATTGCCCGTCATGTGGTTCTAAAGTAAGGACGGAGAAGGTCACCCATGGGGTGCTCATCATCTTGAACCAACAGTGCCTTCAGTGTGACTACAGCAACCAATGGAAAAGNNNNNNNNNNNNNNNNNNNNNNNNNNNNNNNNNNNNNNNNNNNNNNNNNNNNNNNNNNNNNNNNNNNNNNNNNNNNNNNNNNNNNNNNNNNNNNNNNNNNCCTGAAATCCCACATGCGTCTGCACACGGGGGAGAGGCCTTTTAAGTGTCAGCACTGTGACAAAAGCTTCAATCACAATGTGAGCTTGAAGAGTCATGTCCAGCGTTACCACTCAACCAATTCTGGACGTGAACAGAATAcagaaaagataaacaaaaggGCAAGTGATGTTCAGGATAGTGGAAGTAACGGAGTTGTCAAATCGGGACATGACAATGTAGAGGAAGAAGACGACacggaagaggaggagggaatgtacagacctaaaaaaaaaaggaaaagcacaggtagGCCCATAGGAAGGCCTAAGAGCTATGAATCGCGCAACTTTGTAGAAGACCAGTGTTCAAACACCAAAACTGGAAATCTACAAGAATGCGGTGATGAAGAAAGTCAGTTCAAGCCGAGGTACCGTGACACATCCTTTGATTCAGCAGAAGCGATAAAGAACACAGCGAGATCAAGAGGAAGAGTAAAACATCCCGATAGTGACTCCAATTTTGATcctgaagagaaaaagaaaaagaggtaCAGCAGCCAGAGGAGTGGTAACAGCGCTGGTAAGCGTAGGGGAAGACCAAGGAAAAATCGTAAAGAATAGGGTTAAAATGAACAGAGCTAAGGATTTAATTCTGTCTATGTCAGGGTTTGGCTGTatactcaattctgattggctgcaagtTTTGCATTAAAAAGTGATGTAGGTTGGACACTTAAGTAGTCACAGTCAAACTGTCTGTTCACCATTCtaaatgaatgtgtgaaagGAATCTCCTAAATCTTGATATAGGCTCAGCCATGACATGGCTGGCTTGTGTTGATGTTAAACATACTGTCAAATTATATTTACGGCCCACTGTATGTACACGTGTCAACCATACACACTGTTATCAACTTTTAACCTTGCTAGCATAACTTGAATGTTCTGGCTCCCAGCTGAGCCAAAGCAAAAGGGTtaatatacaggatgggaaggattgtatgtattgtattgtatagaTGAGTGTCACCAGGGAAACATTTCTATTACAAAACGTATGAAAtataaattctttaaaaaatgtggcaatCCATTCATTAATTCTTGATAATAGACACATCATTGAGCCTTAACCCCTTAAATTAAACAATTGTGAAAAGAAAGGAGCCATATAATAGGATGTTAAACAGAACTGGACTGATTTCCTACAGACAGCATGTACACCTAGGCCAGGGTGCAAGTCAGATTCCGTTGCCCTTTACCATTAAGAGAAGCTGCGGCTTtggttttaaaatacttttgaatCATGTTACTCTGTGTGTATACTATGGATCAAAGTGGATAACCGTATAATAAACAAgtgcctgtgtttttttttccattgtaaaTGTCCTGTACTTGTAAAACTGTCATATGTATATGATAACTGATCTGTAAACTGCTTAAGAACTTAGTCCACCGTGCTGCTGAGTGAACAGATTTCCTTCCAGTGTAAATCCAACAGGTCATCTTTTGTAAGGAATATGTTATGGTTGGGCCATAGTTCAATATCAGAAGTCATCGTTTTTCAATGGAATTGTGTTGTCTAAATTGTGAATACTACAACAACAAGCACCTACTAACTCACATTTcttagtgtatatatatatatatatatatatatatatatatatatatatatatatatatatatatatatatatatatatatatatatatatatatatttactaagaaatgtaaagatattgtataaatataataataaagaattaaaaataataaagatattttacataaatatgtaaaaatatattttgatgaaCTATCGTTTAAaaattgtggttttgtttttatatcaaGATGTGTGCACGCATGCAAACATACTCAGTGTATAGCTGTAATGTTGCACTAAAAGtcttaataaaatgagaaaacactcgtttttttctgtcaagtaTTCCAAAGGTAGCCTATACAAAAAAGGGTTCACCACTATTTATGAAATAACCGGGGAAAAAATGCTTATCGTTATCGTGATATTTTTATGGAAAAACAGGTTGATTAGAGTGATTTTACAATTTCAACTATATTTGAACAAACACATTCAATACAAAAGGTTGAATAGCGTGTCTGAAATTGATCTAACATCCGGACAGCATAGGATCAACtagtacattttgaaaatatagTGTGCTTCACGAGGAAAAGGATATGATGTCGGTTATTCCGTGGGCATCTCCCTTTAGACGACGAGCCGGGATACGCCTGATATCAAACCACGCGAACCCCGCCATTACACCCCGCCCATTGGGCCCTCAAAGTGCCCGCCACTGTCGAGCGGCACTgatggctagctgttagctagttTTTAGCTGTTTGGGACCACGGCGGGATAGCAGAGTCCACACCGAGGCCTGTGTTTCAGTCCCCGTAAACATTGTAACTGTTCggccacttttaaaaataaagggaCATAATCTAAATCCAGGATGTGCTCCGTTGTCGGATGTGATTCGGGGCGTCGCAGTGCCCCACGGTTTAAGTTACCGGAGGACCCAGAGAGGAGACTGGAGTGGGTTCAGTTCCTGTTCGAAGTCAACGGGCAACGACTTAAAGAATCGTCCTGGACTGATATCACCATTTGTAATGAACACTTTACTAATGACTGCTTTGACCTGGCTCCAAGGACTGGCACGGCCCTTCTAAAGTCCAGTGCTGTCCCATCACTGTGTGTCAAGTCAGAGCCAGAAGAACCGGAGCTGGATCAGGTGAGCCACAATTGTAATGCTTCTTACTTTAGAGATGGTAAAGCTGTGGCCCTTGTAACGGTACACATATACCGGTAAATGCACAATTTTCTCATTCATACATAACAGCACATCAACCAAATGCTACAGACTGATGTTACTGGTGTTGACAACATAACGTTATTTTCTTTTCGGTTTTGTTTTGATATGCAAACTGAATGACTTAGACTTACACTTagacttagctttattaatccctttgggataactcccgcaaggaaattaaagttaccagcatccGATACAgcatgagaaggagaaaaaggacaagaatacaacacaaatcacaataacaatgatgatgatgcacaggacaacacacGAAGTGGACGAAGTTCATTACCAGATTGTCTGGCTGACTCTagcacacacatgtaaacaaacagctcagCTCTATGAGGATTGGAAACAGTAGGACTGCAATGCATAAGTGCAAAtagtgctggaataaataggcCTAACGACtgattaaaggtgccctgcctgTTTTTActtgtatattattttatttatttatttattattagctctagccactgaaaagaagtAAGCTGAGAAATCAGGCCAGTTACAAAAGCTGGTGAGTCTGATGCCATGTtccctgagctcattactattcatgagcttgcaCAGTTGGGTAAAGGAACCTGATAGCCGGGCTCTCAtcggctagctgttagccaatcagagtcaagcagcttaccTCGTTTAATATGactgagaactggcacaaaacGAGCTTCCTGCAGGCTGGTTTGAAACAAGGTAATACTAAGTAATGACATGTGGCTGGGCACCTTTTAATATAACAGATAGCTTATAGGCTATATCTGACGTAGGTGGATGTGACTTAAATATTGTACGTTTTACAGATATTTACATGTTGAAACAATGTGTTTGACCCTTTTAaacatataatttaatttaagggTTTGATGCAATGGACTGATGTTAATTGTTCATCTTAGTGACAGCCtgtgggaagaaactgttcttgtGTCTGGTTGATTTGGTCAGCAGTGTTCTGTAGCACCAACCAGAGGGGAGAAATTGAAACAGGTTGTCTCCAGGGTGAGTTTGGTCTATAGTGATGCTTCCTGACTGTTTCCAGACTCCAGAGAAGTGAATGAAGGGTACGTTGGCACCAATGGATTTCTCTGCAGTCCTGACTGGCAGGCTGTTCCTGTTCTGTTTGGTGGTCAGTCTAAACCAAACAATGGTGGATGTGCTATACAGAACTGAATCAGCAGCTCCTGGGCAGGTTGGACCTCCTGAGTTTGAAGTTCACGCTGTGCTGAGCCTTTTTCCTGATGGTGTCTGTGATGGACGTCCTACTTCAGGTCCTGAGAGAAAGGAGATCTCAGAAACCTGAGGGATGTCGCCagggtagctcagttggtagagcagggaTTCCACAGCAGACGTTGTTGAGAATGGTGAAGGAGGGCTCCTCCTGACGTCCACTCTCATCTCCACAGTTAAGATGGTTGTTCAGCTTTGGGTTGttctataaataatataaacagaCAGTGTACAATATATACACAGATATAGAGATGAGTAAGGTGCGGATGAATATAAATGACATAATGTGCAGTTGGAAGTGAcagagtaataaataaatatgcatagtGCAGAATATTGTCAGTGATGGCAGGGTGATATTGCAGAAACAGCTAGCAGTGCTACATTATTAAAGAGTCTGACTGGCGTTGCAATGAAGGACCTTTGGTTGCACTCTTTGCATTGAGGGTGCAGCAGTCCGCTGCTGTGTAGTACTCTAAGATtcatttgattaggacaatgcacattaatcaatatttctgtaaatgcgccttTGTTAGTCAGTTGGCTAATTTTCAGCTGTAGTCCTAGTGACCTAGCCTGCATGTTTTATGGTTGGATCAAACTATGCAGTGCcatcttgctgtgaggcagaaatgctaaccactgagccaccgtgcTGATTTAAGGTGCTGCTTTTAATGGAAATGGTAATCAAACACAACTTTTGGTGTATTGTGTGTAACTTTTGTTACTACAACTCAGTCTATGCTACAactacacatttttacttttggtactttttgtAGGAGCCTGAAGGAACCATAGaagttgttttgcaatgtgATCAACTGAGCACATGTGACAGTCCATATTCCTATTCCGAAGAATCGGAATCCACAGGTAAGCAACCTGgcattattatgtttttgttttaaaaatgtagttttttttttttcttcccatgtGAATAttgaacattacattttatttacagctgCCCAAGAAAGCCCTGCGCCGAGTGATGCTTCAGATTCTTACGAATCTGATTATAGTCAGATGCTACAACAAATTGTGAACATTGATATAATTAGAGAAAAGTAAGTTCATCTTTTCTAAAGgagcagtgtgtaggatttagggTTGGCGGCATCTAGCAGATTGCAACcaactaccccccccccccccccccccccccccccccccccccccctccctttcccaGTGGTAGGGTGGATGCTCAAATGTAGTTACAGAGTCAGTCACCAAACAAAGAAGGCTACATCTTGTTAATGAAGTAGATTATTGCTGGATTTTGGCCTCATATGTTTACTACAACGCAGCATTGAAGCAGAGTTCCAATAACCCTCCGTTTAATCGCGTTGAAGCCCGAGTGTTGCTGCTTGCGCAGTGCGCCAGTGTTGAGTCTACCACCACTGCAGCGGCCTTTAGGTAACGTAAGAATGTGCCAGGCCCTTTCTAGAGCAAACACAGTCAAGGATtcttagtttgtttttaacagaataCGCTGCTGAAATAATAACTGAACAACAttcctttatttaaatgaacaaatgtgtCCTCATATCAGAAGTGACACTggaattttatttaatcttaaataacaaaaaagaataaaaacattaaagttagTGATtatacacaaatgaaaacatggtTACGAACATTATAATCCATttctgcccccctccccccctgaATCCTAGACACTGCTCCTTTTAACAGTTGTTCTTTGATTACACCTCGTGTCTCTCACAAGCTTTggtttaatcacttttttgtttgttttaagagCTGCACTTCTGCACACGAAAGGGAAGTACGTTGTGAATGAAAAACGTCTCCTCAAGTTGTTCAGCCACAAGTGCCCGTGGTGTGGTTCTAAAGTAAGGATGGAGAAGGTCACCCATGGGGTGCTCATCATCTTGAACCAACAGTGCCTTCAGTGTGACTACAGCAACCAATGGAAAAGNNNNNNNNNNNNNNNNNNNNNNNNNNNNNNNNNNNNNNNNNNNNNNNNNNNNNNNNNNNNNNNNNNNNNNNNNNNNNNNNNNNNNNNNNNNNNNNNNNNNGAGAAGGTCACCCATGGGGTGCTCATCATCTTGAACCAACAGTGCCTTCAGTGTGACTACAGCAACCAATGGAAAAGCCAAGTCAATGCCAGCGTCCCAGCGGCTGAAGATCAACAGCTGACagaagtagtagaagtagaCCTTACTCCAGAGACCCAACAGGTAGGACTTGAATAGTCCGACATTCTACAACACATCTCAACACACTGCTATCTAAAGAGTTGCTGTAGTTACTGTTGTGACTATTCATAGACTAAATAGTTAACTGATAAACcacctgtttttttaaaattttgtatatatatcctgtacaaactttgaaaatgttacattttattaccATACACATTCTTGTCATATTGTTTACAGACAGTGTCAACAGATGACAACAGCCAAACCTTTTCTGATGAGAAGAGGGATTACACGGGTGAAACGGAGGAATCCGATGATGAAAGTGACAGGAATTCCGACGAGGATTGGAATCCAGCGGAGCTTCTTCTGGCTAACGAGCTTCACGATGAATCAGAGGATGAAAccggagaggaagaggaagaagatgatcTTCCGTTTGCCTCCAAATACAGTCAGCTCTGCACAGAGTGTGGGAagttttttaataaacagaagCCTCACACATGTGAGCACAAAATGAAACCCTATGCTTGCAATGTTTGTGGAAGACGATTCATTAGTGACACCGCGCTAAATCTTCACGGCAAAATCCACGATGCAAACTATGAACTTCCATGCAAATACTGCCAcgttacattcaaaacaaaggCGGACAAAATCACTCACCAGCAGATCCACCTAAGTGAAGGAAAACCCTACAAATGTCCCGAGTGTTCAGAGACATTTGCCACCAACAAGCAACGCAGAATCCACCGGGAGGATCACGGAGGCCCCCCacagttaaaatgtcaaatctgtGGGATTGAATTTACCCGACCCTATATTCTCCAGAGACACTTAGCGGtgcacacaggagagaagccgtTTAAGTGTTCAGTGTGCCAACGTGGCTTCAACCAGCCGAGCCACCTGAAATCCCACATGCGTCTGCACACGGGGGAGAGGCCTTTTAAGTGTCAGCACTGTGACAAAAGCTTCAATCACANNNNNNNNNNNNN
The window above is part of the Etheostoma cragini isolate CJK2018 chromosome 12, CSU_Ecrag_1.0, whole genome shotgun sequence genome. Proteins encoded here:
- the LOC117954027 gene encoding zinc finger protein with KRAB and SCAN domains 7-like; its protein translation is MCSVVGCDSGRRSAQRFKLPEDPERRLEWVQFLATVNMQRFKEASWTDIRICSEHFTDDCFNNMSPSHSGFTGRDQLTLNPIAVPSLCLESEEPETTLQSSTRVEPEETTEVAYQRDQLKTCDGPTSFSEESRLTSMASEGSPVPRGVSSSADSSDGFFISVYRQMQPKDTNFDLMKEKASLLQRKGKYVINEKRLLKMFSQNCPSCGSKVRTEKVTHGVLIILNQQCLQCDYSNQKSHMRLHTGERPFKCQHCDKSFNHNVSLKSHVQRYHSTNSGREQNTEKINKRASDVQDSGSNGVVKSGHDNVEEEDDTEEEEGMYRPKKKRKSTGRPIGRPKSYESRNFVEDQCSNTKTGNLQECGDEESQFKPRYRDTSFDSAEAIKNTARSRGRVKHPDSDSNFDPEEKKKKRYSSQRSGNSAGKRRGRPRKNRKE
- the LOC117953839 gene encoding zinc finger protein 852-like isoform X1 is translated as MCSVVGCDSGRRSAPRFKLPEDPERRLEWVQFLFEVNGQRLKESSWTDITICNEHFTNDCFDLAPRTGTALLKSSAVPSLCVKSEPEEPELDQEPEGTIEVVLQCDQLSTCDSPYSYSEESESTLFTAAQESPAPSDASDSYESDYSQMLQQIVNIDIIREKAALLHTKGKYVVNEKRLLKLFSHKCPWCGSKVRMEKVTHGVLIILNQQCLQCDYSNQWKSQVNASVPAAEDQQLTEVVEVDLTPETQQTVSTDDNSQTFSDEKRDYTGETEESDDESDRNSDEDWNPAELLLANELHDESEDETGEEEEEDDLPFASKYSQLCTECGKFFNKQKPHTCEHKMKPYACNVCGRRFISDTALNLHGKIHDANYELPCKYCHVTFKTKADKITHQQIHLSEGKPYKCPECSETFATNKQRRIHREDHGGPPQLKCQICGIEFTRPYILQRHLAVHTGEKPFKCSVCQRGFNQPSHLKSHMRLHTGERPFKCQHCDKSFNHNVSLKSHVQRYHTTNSGREHKTGKISQTGSNSGHAQENVNMRGTDFEHDKEVKFLKQSKFMATRKRRSSGRPIGRPKRNVAGNLVLAGEIQGQPSNTKSGKVKVRKLQRTRCSDEESEGEPTESDVSFHSTEEEEESSEKVTMRVSKPRGKAKHSDGDSDFEPQERKKKKYSRQTSGKSSGKGRGNPRKNQVVKDM
- the LOC117953839 gene encoding zinc finger protein 226-like isoform X4, with amino-acid sequence MLQQIVNIDIIREKAALLHTKGKYVVNEKRLLKLFSHKCPWCGSKVRMEKVTHGVLIILNQQCLQCDYSNQWKSQVNASVPAAEDQQLTEVVEVDLTPETQQTVSTDDNSQTFSDEKRDYTGETEESDDESDRNSDEDWNPAELLLANELHDESEDETGEEEEEDDLPFASKYSQLCTECGKFFNKQKPHTCEHKMKPYACNVCGRRFISDTALNLHGKIHDANYELPCKYCHVTFKTKADKITHQQIHLSEGKPYKCPECSETFATNKQRRIHREDHGGPPQLKCQICGIEFTRPYILQRHLAVHTGEKPFKCSVCQRGFNQPSHLKSHMRLHTGERPFKCQHCDKSFNHNVSLKSHVQRYHTTNSGREHKTGKISQTGSNSGHAQENVNMRGTDFEHDKEVKFLKQSKFMATRKRRSSGRPIGRPKRNVAGNLVLAGEIQGQPSNTKSGKVKVRKLQRTRCSDEESEGEPTESDVSFHSTEEEEESSEKVTMRVSKPRGKAKHSDGDSDFEPQERKKKKYSRQTSGKSSGKGRGNPRKNQVVKDM